The window TTTTTTTCAGCGGTTGATTTGTTTATCTTTGCATCTGACTATGAGCAACAACACGTATGCAGCCATCATGGCGGGAGGTATAGGCAGCCGTTTCTGGCCTGCCAGCCGTACAGCAGTTCCAAAACAATTTTTAGACATTCTCGGTGTCGGCAGAACGCTGATACAATGCACCTATGACCGCTTCCTGAAGATTTGTCCTAAAGAGAATATTTTTATCCTTACACATGCCGATTACATTGATCTGGTCAAATCACAGCTTCCTGACATTACCGATGAGCAGATATTGACCGAACCTGCACGTAAAAACACGGCACCCTGCATAGCTTACAGCGCATTCAAAATCAACAAGTTAAATCCGGACGCCAACATTATTGTTGCTCCTTCTGACCATATTATCTTAAACGAGGAGGAATTTCTGCGGATTTCCAATCTGGCAATAGATTTTGTATCCAAAAACAATGCTTTATGCACATTGGGTATCCGTCCGACCCGACCCGATACGGGATATGGTTACATCCAGTATTTTGAAGAGGAAGTAAGCGAAGGCATACACAAAGTAAAAACGTTTACAGAAAAGCCACAAAAGGAAGTTGCCAAACAGTTTCTGGCAAGCGGCGATTTTTTATGGAATGGTGGTATTTTCATCTGGAATGTAAAAAGTATTCTGATTTCTCTGGAAAAGAATCTGTTGGAAGTATATGATGCCTTTGTAGAAGCGGAATCCAGCCTGCTCACCGGAAATGAAAAAAATGCCGTTGAAAAAGCATTTATCACCTGCCCGAACATTTCCATTGATTACGGAATTATGGAAAAAGCCGACAATGTGTACACGTTGCCTTCCAGTTTCGGATGGAGCGATTTAGGCACCTGGGCTTCCCTCTATGCGGAAAAAGAGAAAGATTATTTCAATAACGCGG is drawn from Sphingobacteriales bacterium and contains these coding sequences:
- a CDS encoding mannose-1-phosphate guanylyltransferase, whose protein sequence is MSNNTYAAIMAGGIGSRFWPASRTAVPKQFLDILGVGRTLIQCTYDRFLKICPKENIFILTHADYIDLVKSQLPDITDEQILTEPARKNTAPCIAYSAFKINKLNPDANIIVAPSDHIILNEEEFLRISNLAIDFVSKNNALCTLGIRPTRPDTGYGYIQYFEEEVSEGIHKVKTFTEKPQKEVAKQFLASGDFLWNGGIFIWNVKSILISLEKNLLEVYDAFVEAESSLLTGNEKNAVEKAFITCPNISIDYGIMEKADNVYTLPSSFGWSDLGTWASLYAEKEKDYFNNAVNGKNVVVYESTNNIINVPNDKLVVIQGLENFIVVDTKDVLLICNKDEEQRIKEFTHDIKMKKGDKYL